A genome region from Haloarcula ordinaria includes the following:
- a CDS encoding hemolysin family protein, giving the protein MVELISIGGLFLAFFLVVMNGVFVAAEFAFVKIRPTRVNALVDRGKPGAGLVQDAIENLDGYLAVSQLGITLSSLGLGWIGEPAVAALIEPILGELLPAGVIHLVAFALGFGSITFLHVVFGELAPKTFAIQEAERVALLVAPFMKFCYYLFLPGLVVFNGTANYFTSLVGVSPASESEETHSEEEILMILTRAEETGHVDLDEVEMIESVFDLGDTLAREIMVPRPDVETVSASMALSELRAVAASGTYTRYIVLDEDGDQPIGFVHAKDILQASETEADHDSITARDLAREVLVVPETRRIDAILAEFQTYGGGQIAVVIDEWGVFEGIVTIEDILEEIVGDIRDEFDTAPQAPAIEQRDDGTYVVDGGVPVQDVNEQLGATFETDQVETIGGFVFSQLGREPEVGDQIDQQGHVFRVDAVDNARIERLVIQTPGTSQTETAEE; this is encoded by the coding sequence ATGGTCGAGTTGATCTCTATCGGTGGGTTGTTCCTCGCGTTCTTCCTCGTGGTCATGAATGGGGTGTTCGTCGCCGCCGAATTCGCGTTCGTAAAAATCCGGCCGACCCGGGTGAACGCGCTCGTCGACCGCGGGAAACCCGGTGCAGGACTGGTACAGGATGCCATCGAGAACCTCGACGGTTATCTCGCCGTCAGCCAGCTCGGGATTACGCTCTCCTCACTCGGCCTCGGGTGGATCGGTGAGCCGGCTGTCGCAGCGCTCATCGAACCCATTCTCGGGGAACTGCTACCTGCAGGCGTGATTCATCTGGTGGCGTTCGCGCTGGGATTCGGCTCCATCACGTTTCTCCACGTCGTGTTCGGCGAACTCGCACCGAAGACCTTTGCTATCCAGGAGGCCGAACGGGTGGCGCTCCTCGTTGCGCCGTTCATGAAGTTCTGTTACTACCTGTTCCTGCCCGGCCTCGTCGTTTTCAACGGCACCGCGAACTACTTCACCAGCCTCGTCGGCGTGTCGCCAGCGTCCGAAAGCGAAGAAACCCATTCCGAGGAAGAGATCCTGATGATTCTCACGCGCGCCGAGGAAACAGGACACGTCGACCTTGATGAGGTCGAGATGATCGAGAGCGTCTTCGACCTCGGCGACACGCTCGCCCGGGAGATCATGGTGCCACGCCCCGACGTGGAAACCGTGTCCGCCTCGATGGCGCTTTCAGAACTTCGTGCGGTTGCCGCCAGCGGGACCTACACTCGATACATCGTCCTCGACGAAGACGGGGACCAGCCAATTGGGTTCGTCCACGCGAAAGACATCCTCCAGGCGAGCGAAACCGAAGCCGATCACGACTCAATCACTGCACGGGACCTCGCACGAGAAGTCCTGGTAGTACCGGAGACGCGACGGATCGACGCAATTCTCGCAGAGTTTCAGACGTATGGTGGTGGCCAGATTGCCGTCGTCATCGACGAATGGGGCGTTTTCGAGGGAATCGTGACCATTGAGGACATCCTTGAGGAGATCGTCGGCGACATTCGAGACGAATTCGACACTGCACCACAGGCCCCCGCTATCGAGCAGCGAGATGACGGAACGTACGTTGTCGACGGTGGCGTTCCTGTCCAAGACGTGAACGAACAGCTCGGCGCCACGTTCGAGACCGACCAAGTTGAGACGATTGGCGGATTCGTCTTTAGCCAGCTTGGACGAGAACCTGAGGTCGGTGACCAAATCGACCAGCAGGGACACGTCTTTCGTGTCGACGCCGTCGACAACGCACGAATCGAACGCCTCGTAATCCAGACACCTGGGACATCTCAGACGGAGACTGCGGAAGAATAA
- a CDS encoding DUF7567 family protein, producing the protein MSGAYSTKSLEIVDRHNEALFEFLWCPVCGQEVFTHVPFEGVFCKNCNTQVELQESRETRGYEEAVLACFDTATIWILHVDEKLCRDLPDGSARVKILGAPDAYDVDWWSPEPGEDWDPVERGEFDDIKEPSEVSHLA; encoded by the coding sequence CTGAGCGGGGCATACTCGACAAAGAGTCTTGAAATAGTTGACCGACATAATGAGGCACTGTTCGAGTTCCTCTGGTGTCCCGTCTGCGGGCAGGAGGTCTTTACCCACGTTCCCTTCGAGGGGGTGTTCTGCAAGAACTGCAACACGCAGGTCGAACTCCAAGAGTCCCGAGAGACACGCGGCTACGAGGAGGCCGTGCTCGCCTGCTTCGATACCGCCACGATCTGGATCCTCCACGTCGACGAGAAACTGTGTCGCGATCTTCCGGATGGATCGGCGCGGGTGAAGATCCTCGGCGCACCAGATGCTTACGATGTCGATTGGTGGAGTCCGGAGCCAGGTGAGGACTGGGACCCTGTGGAGCGCGGAGAGTTCGACGACATCAAGGAACCATCAGAGGTGTCGCACCTGGCGTAG